In a genomic window of Candidatus Bathyarchaeota archaeon:
- a CDS encoding YHS domain-containing protein has product MAKDLVCNMDVNEKTAKWKSIYKGKTYFFCAPGCKKSFDAEPELYINAEISEDQHHQHHHHHEGEDTKSCGCGCGHHH; this is encoded by the coding sequence ATGGCTAAAGATTTAGTATGCAACATGGACGTTAACGAGAAAACTGCAAAGTGGAAATCAATCTACAAAGGCAAAACCTACTTTTTCTGTGCTCCAGGATGCAAAAAATCCTTCGACGCAGAACCCGAACTCTACATAAACGCTGAAATCTCAGAGGACCAGCACCACCAGCATCATCACCACCACGAAGGCGAAGACACCAAGAGCTGCGGATGCGGCTGCGGACACCACCACTAA
- a CDS encoding 4Fe-4S binding protein, with translation MVKIVVDAKCTGCETCVNTCPVGVYEMKDGKSVPTKASECLVCRACEAQCPEGAIQVIE, from the coding sequence ATGGTAAAAATTGTTGTCGATGCCAAATGTACTGGATGCGAAACTTGTGTCAACACTTGTCCTGTCGGTGTTTATGAAATGAAAGACGGCAAGTCAGTGCCCACAAAAGCAAGCGAATGCTTAGTTTGCAGGGCCTGCGAGGCACAATGTCCTGAAGGTGCAATTCAGGTAATCGAGTAA
- a CDS encoding coenzyme F420-0:L-glutamate ligase translates to MTKYCALAVSTSYWKPNSPYLDEIVGALKGKIVDGDFVVVSEKALSTALGNIVDESTVVPSGNSKFVGGVWMRFAWGYGLGVLCGFGQRLLVRLRNYPPELGSRHKQLALEQAGLLQALMFGSESGIDGSNLAYSFVSLPLKNADELAKQIQREIRRRLGKLVCVIIADTDKTYRFHNFYFTPRPNPLKGIYSSGGVVPFVVGRVLGLKRSSTPLAVAGANLSAGTALTITNIADRARGPGSGATVWDMAARFHVSADAVSWNMLSTVKHKPIVIIRKKPTQ, encoded by the coding sequence ATGACCAAGTACTGCGCGTTGGCGGTTTCGACCAGTTACTGGAAACCCAACAGCCCCTACCTCGACGAGATAGTTGGGGCTCTGAAGGGCAAAATAGTAGACGGCGACTTTGTGGTGGTTTCTGAAAAGGCGCTGTCGACCGCATTGGGTAATATTGTTGATGAAAGCACTGTGGTTCCAAGCGGGAACTCCAAGTTTGTTGGGGGAGTTTGGATGCGGTTTGCTTGGGGCTACGGCTTGGGCGTGCTCTGCGGTTTTGGGCAACGCCTACTGGTACGCCTCCGCAATTACCCTCCCGAATTAGGCAGCCGCCACAAGCAACTGGCTTTGGAACAAGCGGGGCTGTTGCAGGCGCTCATGTTCGGGTCCGAAAGCGGCATCGATGGCTCCAACTTGGCTTACTCCTTCGTGAGTTTGCCGCTAAAAAATGCTGACGAATTAGCAAAACAGATTCAACGTGAAATACGTCGGCGACTGGGCAAACTGGTTTGCGTTATCATAGCTGACACTGACAAAACCTATCGGTTCCACAACTTTTATTTCACCCCTCGACCTAACCCCCTAAAAGGAATCTATTCATCGGGTGGCGTGGTGCCCTTTGTGGTTGGACGCGTTTTAGGATTAAAACGTAGTTCAACGCCACTAGCAGTTGCAGGTGCAAACCTCTCCGCGGGTACCGCTCTAACCATAACTAACATCGCTGACCGCGCTCGGGGTCCAGGGTCTGGCGCGACCGTTTGGGACATGGCTGCACGGTTCCATGTATCTGCCGATGCAGTTAGCTGGAATATGCTGTCCACAGTTAAGCATAAACCCATAGTCATCATCCGAAAAAAGCCTACTCAATAG
- a CDS encoding CoA-binding protein: MEESLQRLDAFFNPKSVAVVGATKKVDKAGHVIFKNMATNKQRGVFKADLYPVNPGEDSILGLKCYKTLSDVPSELDLVVVIVPSKAVPSVLEEAAKKHTKTAVIISAGFKEVGNKDLEDQVVAAAKKGNIRLLGPNCLGIYYSKTGVDTLFLPETKVLSTGEDVIATPRPMPGNIAMITQSGAFGCAALDYLTGRQMGVSKFVSFGNKCDVSEADILHYLLYDDETDVILAYLEDVKDGKDFIKIAKKVTAKKPVVVMKSGRSNAGARAASSHTGAIAGSDKVYDAVFEQTGIIRAYNMEEFFAVGKALAMQPPALGINIGILTDAGGPGVMCVDELETLGLTVNHFAPETDKKFDELKENNQILKIAATHNPVDLTGSVTDDQFTVSAELMFQDAEIDGIILLGLHHMPGLREKYIEDIAKVSAKYSKPIVMCDIGETEMALYTRSRFDRLSVPSFESPEDAAHAMKALVKYGLHLKKLGVADTYIAAHKRVAKNIIH, from the coding sequence ATGGAAGAGTCACTACAAAGATTAGACGCGTTCTTCAACCCCAAATCAGTAGCAGTCGTCGGTGCCACAAAAAAGGTCGACAAAGCAGGACACGTTATCTTCAAAAACATGGCCACAAACAAGCAACGTGGCGTCTTCAAAGCGGACTTGTACCCAGTTAACCCCGGCGAAGACTCTATTTTAGGTTTAAAATGTTACAAAACCCTAAGTGACGTTCCAAGCGAGTTAGATTTAGTTGTTGTTATTGTTCCCTCAAAGGCTGTGCCCTCGGTTTTAGAGGAAGCAGCTAAAAAACACACAAAAACCGCCGTTATCATTAGTGCTGGTTTCAAAGAAGTCGGCAACAAGGACCTTGAGGACCAAGTTGTCGCCGCAGCCAAGAAAGGTAACATCCGATTATTAGGTCCCAACTGTTTAGGTATCTATTATTCAAAGACTGGTGTTGACACTTTATTCCTTCCCGAAACAAAGGTTCTGAGCACAGGTGAAGACGTCATCGCTACACCCCGCCCAATGCCTGGTAACATTGCCATGATAACTCAGAGCGGCGCTTTCGGTTGTGCTGCATTGGACTATTTGACTGGTCGCCAGATGGGTGTTAGCAAATTCGTTAGTTTTGGTAACAAATGTGATGTCTCCGAAGCCGACATCCTTCATTATCTTCTCTACGATGACGAAACCGATGTTATCCTTGCTTACCTTGAGGACGTTAAAGACGGAAAAGACTTCATCAAGATAGCAAAGAAAGTCACCGCAAAGAAACCTGTTGTCGTGATGAAATCAGGCCGTAGCAATGCTGGTGCACGGGCAGCAAGTTCACACACAGGCGCCATTGCTGGTTCAGACAAAGTTTACGACGCTGTTTTTGAACAAACAGGCATCATCCGCGCCTATAATATGGAAGAATTTTTCGCGGTAGGTAAAGCCTTAGCAATGCAGCCCCCTGCGTTAGGCATAAACATCGGCATACTTACCGACGCCGGCGGACCTGGAGTCATGTGTGTTGACGAACTCGAAACATTGGGTTTAACCGTTAACCACTTTGCCCCTGAAACCGACAAAAAATTCGACGAACTCAAAGAGAATAACCAGATTCTAAAAATCGCTGCCACACACAACCCCGTTGACTTAACAGGCTCAGTCACCGATGACCAATTCACTGTTTCTGCTGAACTTATGTTCCAAGACGCAGAAATCGACGGCATCATCCTGCTAGGCTTACATCACATGCCCGGCTTACGAGAAAAATACATCGAAGACATCGCCAAAGTATCCGCCAAATACAGTAAACCCATCGTTATGTGCGACATCGGCGAAACCGAAATGGCCCTCTATACCCGCAGCCGCTTTGACCGTCTCAGCGTTCCATCCTTTGAGTCTCCAGAAGATGCAGCACACGCCATGAAAGCACTCGTCAAATACGGTCTACACCTCAAAAAGCTTGGCGTCGCAGACACCTACATTGCAGCTCATAAACGTGTAGCAAAAAACATCATCCATTAA
- a CDS encoding peptidylprolyl isomerase has protein sequence MPDKVHCAHILVKTETEAKAVKARLDKGEKFGAIAQQVSLCPSGKKGGDLGTFTRGKMVKEFEKAAFELEKGQTSGPVKTKFGYHIIKRVE, from the coding sequence ATGCCCGACAAAGTTCACTGTGCCCACATCCTAGTCAAAACCGAAACCGAAGCCAAAGCAGTAAAAGCCCGCCTCGACAAAGGCGAAAAATTCGGCGCAATCGCCCAACAAGTCTCCCTGTGCCCCTCCGGCAAAAAAGGCGGCGACCTCGGCACCTTCACCCGAGGAAAAATGGTCAAAGAATTCGAAAAAGCTGCCTTTGAACTCGAGAAAGGGCAAACATCGGGTCCAGTCAAGACCAAGTTTGGGTACCACATCATAAAACGAGTCGAATAG
- a CDS encoding CTP-dependent riboflavin kinase, with the protein MPTLSFVGTVFSGSGQGKRFIELPWVNRQIAANLGFLPYPGTLNIRLTSQSTQKRNKLEKSEGILVEPAEGYFLGVLYRALIEGLECAVVVPKVPNYPADVLEIIAPTYLREQLKLGDGKEVTVAVIV; encoded by the coding sequence TTGCCCACCCTCAGCTTCGTTGGCACCGTCTTTTCAGGTTCAGGACAGGGAAAAAGGTTTATCGAGTTGCCATGGGTAAACAGGCAAATTGCGGCTAATCTGGGTTTTTTACCCTACCCAGGCACCCTAAACATACGTTTAACCTCCCAAAGCACACAAAAAAGAAATAAACTAGAAAAAAGTGAGGGGATTTTGGTTGAGCCAGCAGAAGGCTACTTTTTAGGTGTACTCTACCGCGCACTTATTGAGGGGTTAGAATGTGCGGTTGTTGTTCCTAAGGTTCCAAATTACCCTGCGGATGTTTTAGAAATAATTGCGCCCACTTATTTGCGTGAGCAACTAAAGTTGGGTGATGGAAAAGAGGTAACTGTCGCGGTTATCGTTTAA
- a CDS encoding thioredoxin family protein, protein MSLLPDDKKELLKKEFQTQLVDPVKLVMFTQEFECRYCSDTKKLAQELAALSDIVTLEVHDFVSDAAKAKEYGVDKIPALAIIGKKDYGVRIYGIPYGYELQTLIEAVLNVSRGKTDISDKTKQILVDIKTPVHIQVFVTLTCPHCPSAAVTAHKLAIECDNIRADVIEANEFPALAIKYNVIGVPKVVINDKEEFVGAFNETLFAEQVLLGSLKT, encoded by the coding sequence ATGAGTTTACTTCCAGATGACAAAAAAGAATTACTCAAAAAAGAGTTCCAAACCCAACTAGTCGACCCAGTTAAGCTTGTCATGTTTACCCAAGAGTTTGAATGCCGCTATTGTAGCGACACCAAAAAACTCGCCCAAGAACTCGCCGCCCTAAGCGACATTGTAACGCTGGAAGTGCATGATTTTGTGTCGGATGCTGCCAAAGCCAAAGAATACGGAGTTGACAAAATCCCCGCCCTAGCCATAATTGGCAAAAAAGACTACGGCGTACGCATCTACGGCATCCCATACGGATACGAACTCCAAACCCTCATCGAGGCGGTTCTCAACGTGTCAAGGGGCAAAACCGACATATCCGACAAAACCAAACAGATACTGGTGGACATAAAAACGCCAGTGCACATCCAAGTCTTCGTCACTCTAACCTGCCCTCATTGCCCCTCTGCAGCAGTCACCGCACATAAACTCGCCATCGAATGCGACAACATCAGAGCCGACGTTATCGAAGCCAACGAATTCCCCGCCTTAGCCATAAAATACAACGTCATCGGCGTACCCAAAGTGGTAATTAACGATAAAGAAGAGTTCGTGGGAGCCTTCAACGAGACCCTTTTTGCGGAGCAAGTCCTTTTGGGGTCACTTAAAACTTGA
- a CDS encoding heavy metal translocating P-type ATPase: protein MTMTQPQTKKIVLNIGGMSCINCARTIEKQLNKLNGVTHATVNLAAEKAIIEYNPTLVDQKAIEAAVIEAGYQVIHEKVSLQVGGMSCINCAKTIEKVLNPREGIYHAVVNFAAERVIVEYNPEQISLPAIKKAIRDVGYEVIEQKAAAEDAEAKARKRHIRRLKILLAASILLTIPIMALMWLSPLPMEQTNILMFLLATPVQFVVGWTFYVGAYKGLRNKTANMDTLIAMGTSAAYIYSTVVTFLPSMFPGAAVFFDTATMIMTFILIGKLLDAIAKGRTSEAIRKIMGLQAKTARIIRDNIEQEVPVEEVQVGDIVVVRPGEKIPVDGQVTEGYSAVDEKVITGESIPVEKRVGDAVVGATINKTGVLKFQATKVGKDTVLAQIINLVEDALTSKAPVQRVADIAAGYFVPTIITVATVSALVWYFLLGATFNFALTVFIAVLIVACPCALGLATPTAIMVGVGKGAENGILIKSGEALETVHKLKAIVFDKTGTLTKGEPEVTDIIALNRPSKALSQEALLGLAAMAEKNSEHPLGEAIVKAAENRGISVEWPDDFNALPGYGVEIQTKGVRVLLGNRKLMETNNIAISEVEAQMAALEGAGKTAMLLAVDKELSGIIAVADTLKEHSTDAVKTLKAMGLEVIMITGDNQRTAQAIASQVGVDRVFAEVLPSEKANEIKQLQAEGKVVAMVGDGINDAPALAQANIGIAVGSGTDVAVETGDIVLIKNDLRDVVVAIQLSQATMRKIRQNLFWAFFYNILLIPLAAGVFYPVLHVLFDPVYAAAAMASSSVTVVTNASLLRRFKPKL from the coding sequence ATGACTATGACCCAACCCCAAACAAAAAAAATAGTACTCAACATCGGCGGCATGAGCTGCATCAATTGTGCACGCACCATCGAAAAACAACTCAACAAACTAAACGGCGTCACCCACGCCACAGTCAACCTTGCCGCAGAAAAAGCCATCATCGAATACAACCCCACCCTTGTTGACCAAAAAGCCATCGAAGCCGCTGTCATCGAAGCCGGTTATCAGGTCATACACGAGAAAGTCAGCCTACAAGTAGGCGGCATGAGCTGCATCAACTGCGCCAAAACCATAGAAAAAGTGCTCAACCCCCGCGAAGGCATCTACCACGCCGTAGTCAACTTCGCCGCCGAACGCGTCATAGTCGAATACAACCCTGAACAAATCAGCCTTCCAGCCATAAAAAAAGCCATCCGAGACGTCGGCTACGAAGTCATCGAGCAGAAAGCAGCCGCCGAAGACGCAGAAGCCAAAGCACGCAAACGCCATATCCGACGCCTAAAAATCCTTTTAGCCGCAAGCATCCTGCTCACCATCCCCATAATGGCTCTGATGTGGCTTTCACCGTTGCCTATGGAACAGACTAACATCTTGATGTTTCTGCTTGCCACCCCTGTCCAATTCGTGGTAGGCTGGACCTTCTATGTCGGCGCCTACAAGGGGCTGCGGAACAAAACCGCCAACATGGACACCCTAATCGCCATGGGCACCTCAGCAGCATACATCTACAGTACTGTCGTCACCTTCTTACCCAGTATGTTTCCTGGTGCTGCCGTTTTCTTTGATACGGCAACGATGATAATGACTTTCATCTTAATCGGCAAATTACTCGACGCCATCGCCAAAGGCCGAACCTCAGAAGCCATACGCAAAATAATGGGGCTCCAAGCCAAAACCGCACGCATCATCCGCGACAACATCGAACAGGAAGTTCCCGTCGAAGAAGTCCAAGTCGGCGACATAGTGGTTGTGCGGCCAGGCGAAAAAATTCCCGTCGACGGACAAGTCACTGAAGGATACTCAGCGGTTGATGAAAAAGTCATCACAGGCGAAAGCATTCCAGTGGAGAAACGGGTCGGCGACGCCGTTGTCGGCGCTACCATAAACAAGACTGGTGTCCTCAAGTTTCAAGCCACTAAAGTCGGCAAAGACACGGTGCTTGCTCAAATTATCAACCTCGTTGAAGATGCCCTGACCAGCAAAGCCCCCGTGCAACGCGTAGCCGACATAGCCGCAGGCTACTTCGTGCCCACCATAATAACAGTTGCCACCGTCTCGGCGTTGGTCTGGTACTTCCTGTTGGGTGCCACCTTCAATTTCGCATTAACAGTGTTCATAGCTGTGCTGATCGTTGCTTGTCCCTGTGCGTTGGGGTTGGCGACTCCGACAGCCATCATGGTTGGTGTCGGAAAAGGCGCCGAAAACGGCATCCTGATCAAAAGCGGTGAAGCACTAGAAACCGTCCATAAACTCAAAGCCATAGTCTTTGACAAGACCGGAACCCTCACAAAAGGCGAACCCGAAGTCACCGACATCATAGCACTAAACAGACCCAGCAAAGCTTTGTCTCAAGAGGCGCTTTTGGGATTAGCCGCTATGGCGGAGAAAAACTCTGAACATCCCCTAGGTGAAGCCATAGTTAAAGCCGCCGAGAACCGCGGAATATCTGTTGAGTGGCCTGATGACTTCAACGCTCTCCCTGGTTATGGCGTGGAAATCCAAACCAAAGGTGTAAGGGTGCTTTTGGGCAACCGTAAACTCATGGAAACCAACAACATCGCCATCTCCGAAGTTGAAGCCCAAATGGCTGCACTCGAAGGGGCAGGTAAAACCGCAATGCTGCTCGCCGTGGACAAAGAACTCTCAGGGATAATCGCTGTTGCCGACACCCTAAAGGAACACTCCACCGACGCCGTAAAAACCCTCAAGGCGATGGGGCTTGAAGTCATCATGATAACTGGCGACAACCAGCGAACCGCCCAAGCCATCGCCAGCCAAGTCGGTGTAGACCGTGTGTTTGCTGAGGTGTTGCCCAGTGAAAAAGCCAACGAAATCAAACAGCTCCAAGCCGAAGGCAAAGTCGTCGCCATGGTCGGAGACGGAATTAATGATGCTCCCGCGTTGGCGCAGGCAAACATCGGCATAGCCGTGGGCAGCGGAACCGACGTAGCCGTCGAAACCGGAGACATTGTGCTCATCAAAAACGACCTACGCGACGTCGTAGTAGCCATCCAACTCAGCCAAGCCACCATGCGTAAAATACGACAGAACCTGTTCTGGGCATTCTTCTACAACATCCTCCTCATTCCCCTCGCCGCAGGAGTCTTCTATCCTGTGCTGCATGTGCTCTTTGACCCCGTTTACGCTGCGGCTGCTATGGCAAGTAGTTCAGTCACCGTGGTGACGAACGCGTCGCTTCTGAGGCGGTTTAAACCAAAACTCTAA